In Syntrophaceae bacterium, the following proteins share a genomic window:
- a CDS encoding alcohol dehydrogenase catalytic domain-containing protein — protein MKAVVFRTGRGLVLEEVPDYRVADDEVLVRVANTGFCGSDHSLVAGGLLADGYILGHEISGVVVEKGSAAEGLPVGTRVCIRPTYCGACTNCLKGKQQLCRVHRRTTGIGDLPGGFAEYVKVYPQMLIPVPDGVDSRNAALAEAFAAALHGIRCTSEETGAALVMGGGPIGLCAVRLLKILGYGPVVLFEPIEAKRRIALAYGADHALDPAEKELDHQVMDLAAGGFRKVFECSGVPSNVSRAVDLAADCGEICIVSMMFRPFEIPGPYRINLREIRLTASISNTHEENRQCLEWMASGVLDARPLISDYEPLERLPEVYRDRIDTGLALKVLLKIGEEF, from the coding sequence ATGAAAGCGGTCGTATTTCGTACCGGGAGAGGTCTGGTTTTAGAGGAGGTTCCGGATTACCGGGTGGCAGACGACGAGGTCCTGGTCCGGGTGGCCAACACCGGGTTCTGCGGATCCGATCATTCCCTCGTGGCGGGGGGACTTCTCGCCGACGGGTATATCCTGGGCCATGAAATCAGCGGCGTCGTGGTGGAAAAAGGCTCCGCTGCCGAGGGACTTCCCGTCGGAACGCGGGTGTGCATCCGTCCCACCTATTGCGGCGCCTGCACCAACTGCCTGAAGGGTAAACAGCAGCTCTGCAGGGTCCACCGCCGGACCACGGGGATCGGCGATCTCCCGGGCGGCTTTGCCGAGTACGTCAAGGTGTATCCCCAGATGCTGATTCCCGTTCCCGACGGCGTCGATTCCCGCAATGCCGCCCTGGCGGAGGCGTTTGCCGCGGCCCTTCATGGCATCCGCTGCACGTCGGAGGAGACAGGGGCTGCCCTGGTGATGGGGGGTGGACCCATCGGCCTGTGCGCGGTCCGGCTCCTCAAGATCCTCGGATACGGCCCCGTGGTCCTCTTCGAGCCGATCGAGGCAAAAAGACGAATCGCATTGGCTTACGGCGCCGATCACGCCCTTGATCCCGCGGAGAAGGAACTGGACCATCAGGTCATGGATCTGGCGGCGGGCGGGTTCCGGAAGGTGTTCGAATGCTCGGGCGTTCCGTCCAACGTGAGCCGTGCCGTCGATCTGGCGGCCGACTGCGGCGAAATCTGCATCGTGAGCATGATGTTCCGGCCCTTCGAGATTCCCGGCCCCTACAGGATCAACCTGAGGGAGATCCGCCTCACGGCGTCCATTTCCAATACCCACGAGGAGAACAGGCAGTGCCTGGAGTGGATGGCCTCGGGCGTTCTGGATGCCAGGCCGCTCATTTCCGATTACGAGCCGCTGGAGCGTCTGCCCGAGGTTTACCGGGACCGGATCGACACCGGACTTGCCCTCAAGGTGCTGCTGAAGATCGGGGAGGAATTCTGA